A genome region from Palaemon carinicauda isolate YSFRI2023 unplaced genomic scaffold, ASM3689809v2 scaffold94, whole genome shotgun sequence includes the following:
- the LOC137637718 gene encoding uncharacterized protein — MRQLISRTEVIEGKVSHYDWDSAVLTDIRNEWLSYFQMLFELQSLSFPRCVKVEGTIGKPMLVIFSDGSSSAYGACAYVRWELSDGGFCSRLLMAKSRLAPLKQLSIPRIELCGALVAARMRKTIVKEMNFEFESVMHIVDSAIVRAQIQKESYGFGTFTATKIAEIQNKTDVGEWSWVSGDNNPADLTTKPAKQINLGQESMWQMGPAFLILPISKWPIRTDHIGDLPDRVGVFVSHACFTVNTVDMSLVFQISRFESSEKLLRVTSRVLKAFKFKSFKGIFQTPNIDEISQAEMWVREIQPRLGKDWESRYRRLGPSVNKNGSIVEGQRIPRWLKNSYDQDEFVLLSPDHEFVIYVKTMHRQFHSGVENTLAKIQSKFWVPRVRNMIKSVKFKCVTCRKLTKEIAGQVMGQLPREHLKPSPPFAYTALDLYGPFFIRDTVKGRTKGKAYGVIFNCLSTRAVHLDLIKGYSAKDFLDGLRRLVSLRGCPKEIYSDRGTQLTAAEKELRNATEIFKIKWIFNASADAPWQNGVSESLIKSVKRSLTIAIGDNILTFSKLQIY, encoded by the coding sequence ATGAGACAGCTAATTTCCAGGACAGAGGTGATTGAAGGAAAAGTTAGCCATTATGATTGGGATAGTGCAGTGTTGACAGATATTAGGAATGAGTGGTTAAGTTATTTCCAGATGTTGTTTGAGCTTCAGTCTCTCAGCTTCCCTAGGTGTGTCAAAGTAGAAGGTACAATCGGTAAACCAATGCTGGTGATTTTCTCCGATGGGTCTAGTTCTGCATATGGAGCATGTGCTTATGTGCGATGGGAATTGTCTGATGGAGGATTCTGTTCCAGGTTGCTAATGGCAAAATCTAGGCTTGCACCACTCAAACAGTTATCCATTCCCCGGATTGAACTATGTGGGGCCTTAGTGGCAGCTAGAATGAGAAAAACTATAGTGAAGGAAATGAATTTTGAATTTGAATCGGTGATGCACATTGTTGATTCTGCAATAGTTCGTGCCCAGATTCAGAAAGAAAGCTATGGCTTTGGCACCTTTACTGCTACAAAAATTgctgaaattcaaaataaaaccGATGTGGGAGAATGGTCGTGGGTTTCAGGTGATAACAACCCAGCAGACTTGACTACCAAACCTGCTAAGCAGATCAATTTGGGTCAAGAATCAATGTGGCAAATGGGGCCGGCGTTCCTTATTCTCCCAATCAGTAAGTGGCCAATAAGGACAGATCATATTGGTGATTTGCCTGACAGGGTGGGTGTCTTTGTTTCGCACGCTTGTTTTACTGTGAATACTGTAGATATGTCTTTAGTGTTTCAAATATCAAGATTTGAAAGTAGTGAAAAATTGCTCAGAGTCACTAGTAGAGTCCTTAAGGCTTTCAAATTTAAATCGTTCAAGGGAATATTTCAAACTCCTAATATAGATGAAATCTCTCAAGCAGAGATGTGGGTGAGAGAAATTCAACCCAGGCTTGGTAAAGATTGGGagtccagatatcgcagacttggcCCTAGTGTAAATAAGAATGGTTCAATTGTGGAAGGCCAACGCATTCCTAGGTGGTTAAAGAACAGTTATGATCAGGATGAGTTTGTATTACTCTCTCCTGATCATGAATTTGTCATATATGTAAAAACCATGCATCGTCAATTTCATTCTGGAGTGGAAAACACCCTTGCGAAAATTCAATCTAAGTTTTGGGTACCAAGAGTTCGGAACATGATCAAGTCCGTAAAATTTAAATGCGTAACCTGTAGGAAGTTGACAAAGGAAATAGCAGGGCAAGTCATGGGACAATTACCTCGAGAGCATCTAAAACCCTCTCCACCGTTTGCTTATACTGCTCTTGATTTATATGGACCTTTCTTTATCAGGGATACAGTTAAGGGTAGAACTAAAGGTAAAGCCTATGGGGTAATCTTTAATTGTTTATCGACCCGTGCAGTTCATTTAGATCTAATTAAGGGTTATAGTGCAAAAGATTTCCTTGATGGGCTCCGTAGATTAGTATCACTCCGAGGATGTCCTAAAGAAATATATTCTGATAGGGGTACCCAATTAACTGCTGCTGAGAAGGAACTACGGAATGCAACAGAGATTTTTAAAATAAAGTGGATCTTCAATGCTTCTGCTGATGCACCTTGGCAAAATGGAGTCAGTGAGAGTCTAATCAAATCTGTCAAAAGGAGTTTGACCATAGCTATTGGTGATAACATTTTAACTTTCAGTAAATTGCAAATTTACTAA
- the LOC137637715 gene encoding uncharacterized protein, which yields MEVSRHYHPLGIQVFLLSVGLIFTYAFQIPVLQFQESGEPRSDAYAIYQQSLPNLTQFTLCYRIYVYFYRKETVVVSYAISNTDNNVIRLDHNGQGFRMIVTGALDVSIDELPLRTWCHYCLSVDLATGNWLMAINGQVAVRQEKDPRLVNKLIKGGGLFIVGQDQDLMGGGFQAEQSLSGALTELQIWNYTLNEFTIEQIANLSSNLQGNVINWDTSVWELHGSVTERVVDRDTFKRSYVHYVMLAKRRPFKESMQLCQSLQGKVAAPTSDKENQELFNHSAPYYPLCKNNIGYIYLWVGYTDARTEGVWEDSSTGLPIQYEGSWSPYEPNGEREENCATLYHVTAMWNDVTCSRALMCTVCQFDHQVKVEILGLCERSGLDSHYLLAGEMNGRPFFSGNRTSRILWCPQRAAWVMDSLWENKTIGTMLQMDEIEGILPMGSNLWEFNTQLCPGASRVLELTVTACGSGHYTCGEGSCVPLYRRCDRRTDCPDRSDEEHCSILGISKGYRSEIPPSNRNNDSSALPVLVWVDILALTSINTIQMEFTVDFLLKMAWHDQRLFYYNLKDEFDLNNLANEEREKIWTPSVSFKSARGNSHTVLDEEAKIHVLKRGEPLRPSASYAHEVDLFNGGDAPLILERKYHVRYGCAFDLNRYPFDTQRCSMEFESQFTTSSYVELVPGRVHFPGRRQLVEYVIGDISMEATMQNSSFSGLQVRLIFIRQSGYHLVATYLPTSIMIVIAYLTFFFGVEDFNDRIMVSLTSLLVLSSLLTQTSETLPKTSYFKMVDIWLFFCIVTIFIVILIHTASIYVDRVNHETVIARRKGILHFRKSGKRLMKDMSLKGKSREASSVGRVRLTPAGILNFGKVVVPLAVGVFNIIYWIIALVR from the exons ATGGAAGTCAGTCGCCATTATCATCCACTTGGAATCCAAGTGTTCCTTCTAAGTGTAGGACTGATTTTTACTTACG CATTCCAGATTCCAGTCCTCCAATTCCAAGAGTCCGGTGAGCCCAGAAGCGACGCATACGCCATCTATCAGCAAAGCTTACCAAACCTCACCCAATTTACTCTCTGCTACAGAATCTATGTCTACTTCTACAGGAAGGAAACTGTCGTTGTGTCTTACGCCATCAGTAACACCGACAACAATGTCATCAGACTTG ACCATAATGGACAGGGTTTCCGTATGATCGTCACTGGTGCTCTGGACGTCAGCATTGATGAGCTGCCGCTAAGAACGTGGTGCCATTACTGCCTCTCGGTCGACCTGGCCACCGGTAATTGGCTCATGGCAATTAATGGCCAAGTTGCAGTCAG GCAAGAGAAGGACCCTCGCTTAGTCAACAAACTCATCAAGGGCGGTGGATTGTTCATCGTAGGACAAGATCAAGACCTCATGGGAGGTGGATTCCAA GCTGAGCAGTCTCTCTCCGGGGCTCTGACTGAACTGCAaatttggaactacactttaaacGAGTTTACCATTGAACAGATAGCGAATTTAAGCTCTAATTTGCAAg GCAACGTAATCAATTGGGACACCTCTGTATGGGAGCTACACGGCTCGGTCACTGAACGCGTCGTGGACAGGGACACGTTCAAGCGTTCCTACGTCCACTACGTGATGTTGGCCAAAAGGAGGCCCTTCAAGGAATCCATGCAACTGTGTCAGAGCTTACAG GGCAAGGTAGCTGCACCAACTTCAGACAAGGAGAATCAAGAACTGTTTAACCACTCTGCTCCATATTACCCTCTGTGTAAGAACAACATAGGCTACATATACCTCTGGGTTGGATACACAGACGCCAGAACTGAag GTGTTTGGGAAGACAGCAGCACTGGTCTTCCCATTCAATACGAAGGGAGCTGGAGTCCTTACGAACCAAATGGCGAGCGGGAAGAGAACTGCGCAACCCTCTACCACGTCACAGCGATGTGGAATGACGTCACTTGCAG TCGCGCCCTCATGTGCACCGTGTGTCAGTTTGATCACCAGGTCAAGGTTGAGATCCTAGGCCTCTGCGAGAGGTCAGGTCTAGACTCCCACTACCTCCTGGCGGGGGAGATGAATGGAAGGCCCTTCTTCTCCGGAAACAGAACCTCCAGGATCCTATGGTGTCCTCAGAGAGCTGCTTGGGTCATGGATTCCCTTTGGGAGAACAAGACAATCGGGACTATGCTG CAAATGGATGAAATTGAGGGCATCCTACCAATGGGCTCCAACCTATGGGAATTCAACACACAGCTGTGCCCAGGGGCATCGAGGGTGCTGGAACTGACGGTCACCGCCTGCGGGTCGGGTCATTACACCTGCGGCGAGGGCAGCTGCGTTCCCTTGTACCGCAGATGCGACAGGAGGACGGACTGCCCCGACAGATCTGACGAGGAGCACTGCAGTATACTG GGAATCTCCAAGGGTTACAGGAGTGAGATTCCGCCCTCCAATCGAAATAACGATTCATCGGCTCTGCCTGTTCTAGTCTGGGTGGATATATTAGCTTTAACATCAATCAACACCATACAAATGGAATTTACTGTTGATTTCCTGTTGAAG ATGGCCTGGCACGACCAACGCCTCTTCTACTACAACCTAAAGGACGAATTTGACCTAAACAACCTGGCCAACGAGGAGAGGGAGAAGATATGGACGCCTTCAGTGTCCTTCAAGAGCGCCAGAGGGAACAGCCACACTGTCTTGGACGAAGAGGCCAAAATCCACGTCCTCAAGAGGGGCGAACCGCTGCGCCCTTCGGCGTCCTATGCTCATGAAG TGGATCTATTTAACGGTGGGGATGCCCCTCTCATCCTGGAAAGGAAGTACCATGTTCGTTATGGATGCGCTTTCGACCTAAACAGATATCCATTTGATACACAG CGCTGTTCAATGGAATTTGAAAGCCAGTTCACCACCAGCTCATACGTGGAGCTCGTGCCGGGTCGCGTCCACTTCCCGGGCCGTCGCCAGCTTGTGGAATACGTCATCGGGGATATCTCCATGGAGGCTACAATGCAAAATTCCAGCTTCAGTGGACTCCAG GTACGTCTCATCTTCATCCGCCAGAGTGGATATCACCTCGTGGCGACTTACCTGCCGACGTCAATTATGATCGTCATTGCTTACCTGACCTTCTTCTTTGGCGTTGAGGATTTTAAT GACCGCATCATGGTATCCCTAACGTCCCTGCTAGTGCTCTCCTCCTTACTGACCCAGACTTCAGAAACTCTCCCGAAGACGTCGTACTTCAAGATGGTCGACATCTGGCTCTTCTTCTGCATCGTCACGATCTTCATAGTGATTCTCATCCACACGGCGTCCATCTACGTTGACAGGGTAAACCACGAGACCGTAATAGCCAGGAGAAAGGGCATTTTACATTTCAGGAAGTCAGGGAAAAGGCTGATGAAGGATATGAGCTTAAAAGGAAAGTCGCGTGAAGCCTCCTCGGTGGGCAGAGTTAGGCTAACTCCCGCTGGCATCTTGAATTTCGGGAAGGTGGTGGTACCTTTAGCAGTTGGTGTTTTTAACATCATCTACTGGATCATTGCTCTGGTGAGGTAA